The following are encoded together in the Vidua macroura isolate BioBank_ID:100142 chromosome 6, ASM2450914v1, whole genome shotgun sequence genome:
- the LOC128808600 gene encoding LOW QUALITY PROTEIN: mas-related G-protein coupled receptor member H-like (The sequence of the model RefSeq protein was modified relative to this genomic sequence to represent the inferred CDS: inserted 2 bases in 1 codon) gives MEVSTVSPPAISTTQGDDLCETDVTSMAIHSVTLLICLCGLAGNGDVLCLLSLKRGNYCIFNLAVIEFLLLLLTVSSALLFLVEDMSCSPTVPLIYVXFLFQLSVVSYDWELSWLMCRSPVVYMDKLCKLCCLYDLPLCLFWVVESVQYWAFFGLFAVIPAVTFLCPSHQQGHCQTALVSMYAVILLLFAAPMVISSTINFIKAKWGSQQQQPKRRDIIIFLTVLLTLLLIVWNFLQQLGYITASSQAVFLLTCITSSIKPFLNFLAGRCWRPCSMGSLWLSLQRVFEEPKENTAYSNDPAMDTEA, from the exons ATGGAGGTGAGCACCGTGTCCCCACCTGCCATCTCAACCACTCAAGGAGATGATCTGTGTGAGACAGATGTCACCAGCATGGCCATACACAGTGTGACACTGCTCATCTGCCTCTGTGggctggctgggaatggggatgtCCTCTGCCTCCTCAGCCTGAAAAGAGGTAATTATTGCATCTTTAACTTGGCTGTCATTGAATTCCTCTTACTTCTCCTCACTGTCTCCTCTGCCCTCCTCTTCCTGGTGGAGGACATGTCCTGCTCTCCTACTGTGCCCTTGATATATgt tttccttttccagctctcagTCGTCTCCTACGACTGGGAGCTGTCTTGGCTGATGTGCAGGAGCCCTGTCGTGTATATGGACAAGCTATGCAAGCTCTGCTGCCTATATGACCTTCCTCTGTGCCTGTTTTGGGTGGTGGAAAGTGTCCAATACTGGGCCTTCTTTGGTCTCTTTGCTGTCATTCCCGCAGTGACATTCCTATGCCCATCACACCAGCAGGGGCACTGCCAGACAGCTCTCGTCTCCATGTATGCCGTCATCCTGCTCCTCTTTGCTGCACCCATGGTCATTTCCAGCACAATCAATTTTATTAAGGCCAAGtggggctcccagcagcagcaacccAAGAGGCGCGACATCATTATCTTCCTCACTGTGCTGTTAACTCTCCTTCTCATTGTCTGGaatttcctgcagcagcttggTTACATCACTGCATCCTCCCAGGCTGTTTTCCTGCTCACCTGCATCACCAGCAGCATAAAACCCTTCCTCAACTTCTTGGCGGGAAGGTGCTGGAGGCCCTGCTCCATGGGGTCTCTCTGGCTCTCCCTCCAGAGGGTCTTTGAGGAgccaaaagaaaacactgcCTACAGCAATGATCCTGCCATGGACACAGAGGCCTGA
- the LOC128808596 gene encoding proto-oncogene Mas-like isoform X1 — MAMGLNIPCDCSGAAEEPHGPSLDSPSTDSPSTLTTARGHIPPPAQRPSMEVSTVSPSPTSPTDGPGQCETNVSNVAIDLVTLLFGLCGLVGNGAVPWLLHIDAITYFVAFNQASIDFLFLIIMVPSALLFLVEEVSCSAIMPLMYLSLLSQLSVVSYNIGQYRLTFISIERCRSILCLFFCGCQLPERLLLVVMKTLFWALFFVVTAVIPTVTSQCQSHEQEQCRVALTSMYALNLFLFAAPMVISSTILFIQFKPGSQQQQQKRLDIVIFLIALFSLPLSLWNLLQQLSYTVVPSKAVFLLTCITSSIKPFIYFLVGSWKRDCSMGSCWRHCSMQSLRKALHRVFGEPKGNTACGNDPNMDTEV, encoded by the coding sequence ggagctgctgaggagccGCATGGTCCATCCCTGGATTCTCCAAGCACTGACTCCCCATCCACTCTGACCACAGCCAGGGGCCACATCCCACCACCTGCCCAGCGTCCATCCATGGAGGTGAGCACCGTGTCCCCATCTCCCACCTCACCGACCGACGGACCTGGTCAGTGTGAGACCAATGTCTCCAACGTGGCCATAGACCTTGTGACTCTGCTCTTCGGCCTCTGTGGGCTGGTTGGGAACGGGGCTGTCCCTTGGCTCCTCCACATTGATGCCATCACTTACTTTGTGGCCTTCAACCAGGCCAGCATTgatttcctcttcctcatcatTATggtcccctctgccctgcttttCCTTGTGGAGGAAGTGTCCTGCTCTGCTATAATGCCCCTGATGTATCTGAGCttgctgtcccagctgtcagTGGTCTCCTACAATATAGGGCAGTACCGGCTGACATTCATTAGCATTGAGAGGTGCAGGTCCATCCTCTGCCTGTTTTTCTGTGGTTGCCAACTTCCTGAGCGCCTGCTGTTGGTGGTGATGAAAACCCTGTTCTGGGCCTTGTTCTTTGTTGTCACCGCTGTCATTCCCACGGTGACTTCCCAGTGCCAGTCACATGAGCAGGAGCAATGCCGGGTGGCTCTCACCTCCATGTACGCCCTCAACCTCTTCCTATTCGCTGCACCCATGGTCATTTCCAGCACAATCCTCTTCATTCAATTCAAGCccggctcccagcagcagcaacagaagaGACTCGACATTGTTATCTTCCTCATTGCACTCTTTAGTCTGCCCCTCAGTCTCTGGAATTTACTGCAGCAGCTCAGTTACACAGTTGTGCCCTCCAAGGCGGTTTTCCTGCTCACCTGCATCACCAGCAGCATCAAACCCTTCATCTACTTCTTGGTGGGGAGCTGGAAGAGAGACTGCTCcatggggagctgctggagacacTGCTCCATGCAGTCCCTAAGGAAGGCGCTCCACAGGGTATTTGGGGAGCCAAAAGGAAACACTGCCTGTGGAAATGATCCCAACATGGACACAGAGGTCTGA
- the LOC128808596 gene encoding proto-oncogene Mas-like isoform X2: protein MEVSTVSPSPTSPTDGPGQCETNVSNVAIDLVTLLFGLCGLVGNGAVPWLLHIDAITYFVAFNQASIDFLFLIIMVPSALLFLVEEVSCSAIMPLMYLSLLSQLSVVSYNIGQYRLTFISIERCRSILCLFFCGCQLPERLLLVVMKTLFWALFFVVTAVIPTVTSQCQSHEQEQCRVALTSMYALNLFLFAAPMVISSTILFIQFKPGSQQQQQKRLDIVIFLIALFSLPLSLWNLLQQLSYTVVPSKAVFLLTCITSSIKPFIYFLVGSWKRDCSMGSCWRHCSMQSLRKALHRVFGEPKGNTACGNDPNMDTEV from the coding sequence ATGGAGGTGAGCACCGTGTCCCCATCTCCCACCTCACCGACCGACGGACCTGGTCAGTGTGAGACCAATGTCTCCAACGTGGCCATAGACCTTGTGACTCTGCTCTTCGGCCTCTGTGGGCTGGTTGGGAACGGGGCTGTCCCTTGGCTCCTCCACATTGATGCCATCACTTACTTTGTGGCCTTCAACCAGGCCAGCATTgatttcctcttcctcatcatTATggtcccctctgccctgcttttCCTTGTGGAGGAAGTGTCCTGCTCTGCTATAATGCCCCTGATGTATCTGAGCttgctgtcccagctgtcagTGGTCTCCTACAATATAGGGCAGTACCGGCTGACATTCATTAGCATTGAGAGGTGCAGGTCCATCCTCTGCCTGTTTTTCTGTGGTTGCCAACTTCCTGAGCGCCTGCTGTTGGTGGTGATGAAAACCCTGTTCTGGGCCTTGTTCTTTGTTGTCACCGCTGTCATTCCCACGGTGACTTCCCAGTGCCAGTCACATGAGCAGGAGCAATGCCGGGTGGCTCTCACCTCCATGTACGCCCTCAACCTCTTCCTATTCGCTGCACCCATGGTCATTTCCAGCACAATCCTCTTCATTCAATTCAAGCccggctcccagcagcagcaacagaagaGACTCGACATTGTTATCTTCCTCATTGCACTCTTTAGTCTGCCCCTCAGTCTCTGGAATTTACTGCAGCAGCTCAGTTACACAGTTGTGCCCTCCAAGGCGGTTTTCCTGCTCACCTGCATCACCAGCAGCATCAAACCCTTCATCTACTTCTTGGTGGGGAGCTGGAAGAGAGACTGCTCcatggggagctgctggagacacTGCTCCATGCAGTCCCTAAGGAAGGCGCTCCACAGGGTATTTGGGGAGCCAAAAGGAAACACTGCCTGTGGAAATGATCCCAACATGGACACAGAGGTCTGA
- the LOC128808595 gene encoding mas-related G-protein coupled receptor member A8-like, whose product MFILSYLSIPCNPTQPSLSLSHHFCCPSPLHISLLPTESFLLQGAAEELRGPFLDSPSTDSPSTLTTARGHIPPPAQRPSMEVSTVSPSPTSPTDGPGQCETNVSNVAIDLVTLLFGVCGLVGNRAFLWLLQINSITDFVAFNKASIDFLFLIFIVPSTLLFLLAEVCCSAKMPPMYLSLLSQLSLFTYTMGLYQLMFISIERCRSILCLFFCTGQRSEHLLWVVMSAVFWALFFVVTAVNPTVTSLCQSHEQEQCQVALISRYALNLCLVAVPLLISSTILFIHFKPGSQQQKHKRLDIVIVLVALFSLPLSLWSFLQQLSYTVVPSKAVFLLTCITSSIKPFIYFLVGSWKRDCSMGSCWRHCSMESFRRHSSMQSLRMTLQRVFEEPKENTASSNDPAVDTEA is encoded by the coding sequence ATGTTTATTCTCTCTTATTTATCAATCCCCTgcaatccaacccaaccctccctctccctctctcaccatttctgctgcccttctccCCTGCACATCTCTCTCCTCCCAACTGaatccttcctgctgcagggagctgctgaggaatTGCGTGGTCCATTCCTGGATTCTCCAAGCACTGACTCCCCATCCACTCTGACCACAGCCAGGGGCCACATCCCACCGCCTGCCCAGCGTCCATCCATGGAGGTGAGCACCGTGTCCCCATCTCCCACCTCACCGACCGACGGACCTGGTCAGTGTGAGACCAATGTCTCCAACGTGGCCATAGACCTTGTGACGCTGCTCTTCGGTGTCTGTGGGCTGGTTGGGAACAGGGCTTTCCTCTGGCTCCTCCAAATTAATTCCATCACCGACTTTGTGGCATTCAACAAAGCCAGCATTGacttcctcttcctcatcttcatcGTTCCCTCCaccctgctcttcctgctggcAGAGGTTTGCTGCTCTGCTAAAATGCCCCCAATGTATCTGAGCttgctgtcccagctgtcacTGTTCACCTACACCATGGGGCTCTACCAGCTGATGTTCATCAGCATCGAGAGGTGCAGGTCCATCCTCTGCCTGTTTTTCTGCACTGGGCAACGTTCTGAGCACCTGCTGTGGGTGGTGATGAGTGCTGTGTTCTGGGCCTTGTTCTTTGTTGTCACCGCTGTCAATCCCACGGTGACTTCCCTGTGCCAGTCACACGAGCAGGAGCAATGCCAGGTGGCTCTCATCTCCAGGTACGCCCTCAACCTTTGCCTAGTTGCTGTACCCCTGCTCATTTCCAGCACAATCCTCTTCATTCATTTCAagcctggctcccagcagcagaaacacaagAGACTCGACATTGTGATTGTCCTCGTTGCACTCTTCAGTCTGCCCCTCAGTCTCTGgtctttcctgcagcagctcagttaCACGGTTGTGCCCTCCAAGGCGGTTTTCCTGCTCACCTGCATCACCAGCAGCATCAAACCCTTCATCTACTTCTTGGTGGGGAGCTGGAAGAGAGACTGCTCcatggggagctgctggagacacTGCTCCATGGAGAGCTTCAGGAGGCACTCCTCCATGCAGTCCCTAAGGATGACACTCCAGAGGGTGTTTGAAGaaccaaaagaaaacactgcCAGCAGTAATGATCCTGCCGTGGACACAGAGGCCTGA
- the LOC128808597 gene encoding proto-oncogene Mas-like, with the protein MEVSTVSPSPTSPTDGPGQCETNVSNVAIDLVTLLVSLCGLVGNGAFLWLLHINAITDFIFNQAITNFLFLIFMIPSALLFLLEEVSCSAIMAPMYLSLLFSLSLFSYTMGLYRLTFISIERCRSILCLFFCGCQLPERLLWVVMSVLYWAFLFMVITVNPMVTSLCQSHEQEQCQVALTSMHALNLFLVAAPLLISSTILFINFKPGSQQQKHKRLDTAIVLVALFSLPLSLCSFLQQLGYMVVPSHTVFLLTCITSSIKPFIYFLVGSWKRDCSMGSCWRHCSMGRFRRHSSMQSLRKAIRRVFEEPKRNTACGNDPNMDTVL; encoded by the coding sequence ATGGAGGTGAGCACCGTGTCCCCATCTCCCACCTCACCGACCGACGGACCTGGTCAGTGTGAGACCAATGTCTCCAACGTGGCCATAGACCTTGTGACGCTGCTTGTCAGCCTCTGTGGGCTGGTTGGGAACGGGGCTTTCCTCTGGCTCCTCCACATTAATGCCATCACCGATTTCATCTTCAACCAGGCCATCACCaacttcctcttcctcatcttcaTGATACCCTCcgccctgcttttcctgctggaagaAGTGTCCTGTTCTGCTATAATGGCCCCAATGTATCTGagcttgcttttctctctgtcaCTGTTCTCCTACACCATGGGGCTGTACCGGCTGACATTCATTAGCATTGAGAGGTGCAGGTCCATCCTCTGCCTGTTTTTCTGTGGTTGCCAACTTCCTGAGCGCCTGCTGTGGGTGGTGATGAGTGTACTGTACTGGGCATTCCTTTTCATGGTCATCACTGTCAATCCCATGGTGACTTCCCTGTGCCAGTCACACGAGCAGGAGCAATGCCAGGTGGCTCTCACCTCCATGCACGCCCTCAACCTTTTCCTAGTAGCTGCACCCCTGCTCATTTCCAGCACAATCCTCTTCATTAATTTCAagcctggctcccagcagcagaaacacaagAGGCTTGACACCGCGATTGTCCTCGTTGCACTCTTCAGTCTGCCCCTCAGTCTCTGctctttcctgcagcagctcggTTACATGGTTGTGCCCTCCCACACGGTTTTCCTGCTCACCTGCATCACCAGCAGCATCAAACCCTTCATCTACTTCTTGGTGGGGAGCTGGAAGAGAGACTGCTCcatggggagctgctggagacacTGCTCCATGGGGAGGTTCAGGAGGCACTCCTCCATGCAGTCCCTAAGGAAGGCGATCCGCAGGGTGTTTGAGGAGCCAAAAAGAAACACTGCCTGTGGAAATGATCCCAACATGGACACAGTGCTCTGA
- the LOC128808604 gene encoding LOW QUALITY PROTEIN: proto-oncogene Mas-like (The sequence of the model RefSeq protein was modified relative to this genomic sequence to represent the inferred CDS: inserted 3 bases in 2 codons), whose amino-acid sequence MEVSTMSPSPASPTEGDNTCGIGITDVAMCGIMLVICLYGLAEIRALLSLLSFXQEPITVCIFHLAVPDFGFLLFVVTSILLHLLEEVSCSTIMLLEYLRLFFLLLLFSYTMGLYLLTAITIKRCTSILCPLWYCCHCPQKLSGFMSVLLWALPFVTMVILCQSHKPQHCQVSLISMYALNLLLFAPAMVISSTVLFSEVKPASQQQQPKRLDIIILLTVLFILPFTLPLSLWTLLLQFGYAIVSSQVVFXCILSTVNPFICFLVGSRRPCSVECCRRPCSMGSLRKALLRVFGDTEENNACSNDPIMDTVL is encoded by the exons ATGGAGGTGAGCACCATGTCCCCATCTCCTGCCTCACCCACTGAAGGAGATAATACATGTGGGATTGGAATCACTGATGTGGCCATGTGTGGTATCATGCTGGTCATCTGCCTCTATGGGCTGGCTGAGATCAgggctctcctctccctcctcagcT TGCAGGAACCCATCACAGTCTGTATCTTCCATTTGGCTGTCCCCGACTTTGGCTTCCTGCTCTTTGTGGTGACCTCCATCCTGCTCCACCTGCTGGAGGAAGTTTCCTGCTCCACTATTATGCTCCTGGAGTACCTGAGGTTGttttttctgctcctgctgttcTCTTACACCATGGGTCTCTATCTGCTGACAGCCATCACCATCAAGAGGTGCACATCCATCCTCTGCCCACTCTGGTACTGCTGCCACTGCCCCCAGAAACTGTCAGGGTTCATGAGTGTTCTTCTCTGGGCCCTCCCCTTTGTTACAATGGTTATCCTGTGCCAGTCACAcaagccccagcactgccaggtgtCTCTCATCTCCATGTATGCCCTCAACCTCCTGCTCTTTGCTCCAGCTATGGTCATTTCCAGCACAGTTCTCTTCAGTGAAGTCAAGCctgcctcccagcagcagcaacccAAGAGACTCGACATCATTATCCTCCTCACTGTGCTCTTCATCCTCCCCTTCACTCTCCCACTCAGCCTCTGGACTTTACTGCTGCAGTTCGGCTACGCCATTGTGTCATCCCAAGTGGTTTT TTGCATCCTCAGCACTGTCAACCCCTTCATCTGCTTCTTGGTGGGGAGCAGGAGGCCCTGCTCTGTGGAGTGTTGCAGGAGGCCCTGCTCCATGGGGTCCCTAAGGAAGGCCCTCCTGAGAGTCTTTGgggacacagaagaaaacaatgcCTGCAGCAATGATCCCATCATGGACACAGTGCTCTGA
- the LOC128808599 gene encoding mas-related G-protein coupled receptor member H-like has translation MEVSTVSPPAISPTEGDDLCEIDVTSVAIDSVTLLICLCGLAGNGAVLCLLQRNPATFYITNLAFANFSFLHFTVPSTLLYLLEELSCSTVVPLVFLKALFPLLLFSYNLGLYLLTFISIDQCTSILCPLWYRCRCPQRLPWVMCALLWALSIAVIVTVTSLCQSQKHEHCQVSLITMYALNLFLFAPAMVVSSTVLLIKVKCGSQQQQPKRLNIVIFLVVLFFLLFALPLSLCNFLQQLGYITVSSQVVFLLACIHSTINPFIYFLAGRCWRPCSMGSLRLSLQRVFEDPEENTAHSDDPAMDTAFPAC, from the coding sequence ATGGAGGTGAGCACCGTGTCCCCACCTGCCATCTCACCCACAGAAGGAGACGATCTCTGTGAGATAGATGTCACCAGCGTGGCCATAGACAGTGTGACACTGCTCATCTGCCTCTGTGggctggctgggaatggggctgtcCTCTGCCTTCTTCAAAGGAACCCCGCCACCTTTTACATCACCAACCTGGCTTTCGCCAACTTCTCCTTCCTCCACTTCACGGTCCCCTCCACCCTGCTCTACCTGCTGGAGGAATTGTCCTGCTCCACAGTCGTTCCCCTGGTGTTCctgaaggcacttttcccactccTGCTGTTCTCCTATAACCTGGGGCTGTACCTGCTGACGTTCATCAGCATCGACCAGTGCACATCCATCCTCTGCCCACTCTGGTACCGCTGCCGCTGTCCCCAGCGCCTGCCATGGGTGATGTGTGCCCTGCTCTGGGCCCTCTCCATTGCTGTCATTGTCACAGTGACTTCCCTGTGCCAGTCACAGAAGCATGAGCACTGCCAGGTGTCTCTCATCACCATGTATGCCCTCAACCTATTCCTCTTTGCCCCAGCCATGGTCGTTTCCAGCACAGTCCTCCTCATTAAGGTCAAGtgtggctcccagcagcagcaacccAAGAGACTCAACATTGTTATTTTCCTTGTTgtgctcttcttcctcctctttgctCTCCCCCTCAGCCTCTGCaatttcctgcagcagctcggTTACATCACTGTGTCCTCCCAGGTTGTTTTCCTGCTTGCCTGCATCCACAGCACCATCAACCCTTTCATCTACTTCTtggcagggaggtgctggaggcccTGCTCTATGGGGTCCCTCCGACTCTCCCTCCAGAGGGTGTTTGAGGatccagaagaaaacactgcCCACAGTGATGATCCTGCCATGGATACAGCCTTCCCAGCCTGTTGA
- the LOC128808601 gene encoding mas-related G-protein coupled receptor member H-like, with amino-acid sequence MELNQTSPPPSSPVMDTEGDDSCGINVTDVAIDGVTLLICLCGLAGNGAVLWLLGFHIRRNPITVYILNLAVADFTFLLFMVPSSLLYLLEDVSCSTVVSLKYLRSLLLLSLFSYNMGLYLLTAISIERCGSILFPLWYRCRRPQRLSWVMCALLWALSIAVMVVVTSLCLSQEHEHCRVALISMYALSFLIFAPPMVISNVILFIKVQCGSKRRQPKRLYIVIFLTVLFFLIFGVPLSLWNFLQQLSHTVVSSQVVFLLACINSSINPFIYFLVGSCWRHCSIVSLQVAFQRVFEETGITTMSS; translated from the coding sequence ATGGAGCTGAACCAGACCTCCCCACCTCCCTCATCTCCCGTGATGGACACAGAAGGAGATGATTCCTGTGGGATCAATGTCACCGATGTGGCCATAGACGGTGTCACCCTGCTAATCTGCCTCTGTGGGCTGGCTGGGAACGGGGCTGTCCTCTGGCTCCTCGGATTCCACATCCGCAGGAACCCCATCACCGTCTACATCCTCAACCTGGCCGTCGCCGACTtcaccttcctcctcttcatggtcccctcctccctgctctaCCTGCTGGAGGATGTGTCCTGCTCCACTGTCGTGTCCCTGAAGTACCTGAGGTCCCTTCTCCTGCTGTCGCTGTTCTCCTACAACATGGGGCTGTACCTGCTGACAGCCATCAGCATCGAGAGGTGTGGCTCAATTCTCTTCCCCCTCTGGTACCGCTGCCGCCGTCCCCAGCGCCTGTCATGGGTGATGTGTGCCCTGCTCTGGGCCCTCTCCATCGCTGTCATGGTCGTGGTGACCTCCCTGTGCCTGTCACAGGAGCACGAGCACTGCCGGGTGGCTCTCATCTCCATGTACGCCCTCAGCTTCCTCATCTTTGCTCCACCCATGGTCATCTCCAATGTGATCCTCTTCATCAAGGTCCAGTGTGGCTCCAAGAGACGTCAGCCTAAGAGACTCTACATTGTTATCTTCCTCACAGTGCTCTTCTTCCTCATCTTTGgagtgcccctcagcctctggaatttcctccagcagctcagccacacCGTTGTGTCCTCCCAGGTGGTTTTCCTGCTCGCCTGCATCAACAGCAGCATCAACCCCTTCATCTACTTCTTggtggggagctgctggaggcactgCTCCATCGTGTCCCTCCAGGTCGCCTTCCAGAGGGTCTTTGAGGAGACAGGGATCACCACAATGTCCAGCTGA
- the RHOD gene encoding rho-related GTP-binding protein RhoD, whose amino-acid sequence MQRERGEQSPGAPETEIKAVIVGDGGCGKTSLLVAFAKGDFPKVYVPTVFEKYTASLQVAGKPVKIHLWDTAGQEDYDRLRPLSYSDANVVLMCFDVTDSNSFDNILTKWYPEVNHFCKGVPVLLVGCKTDLRQDQEVLQKLKDGRIEPVSRQQGEAMARQVRAVSYMECSARYQDNVGNIFVTACSAAINAARRRQRKAGPRRVCVIL is encoded by the exons ATGCAGCGGGAGCgcggggagcagagcccaggagccCCCGAAACCGAGATCAAGGCTGTCATCGTGGGGGATGGCGGCTGCGGGAAGACGTCACTGCTGGTGGCCTTCGCCAAAGGGGACTTCCCCAAG gTCTATGTCCCCACCGTGTTTGAGAAGTACACGGCGTCCCTCCAGGTTGCCGGCAAGCCCGTGAAGATCCACCTGTGGGACACAGCAg GACAGGAAGACTATGACAGGCTTCGCCCTCTGTCCTACTCAGATGCCAACGTTGTCCTCATGTGCTTTGATGTCACCGACTCCAACAGCTTTGACAACATCCTAACAAAG TGGTACCCGGAGGTGAACCACTTCTGCAAGGGGGTCCCGGTGCTGCTGGTGGGCTGCAAGACGGACCTGCGGCAGGAccaggaggtgctgcagaagCTGAAGGACGGACGGATAGAGCCCGTGTCCCGCCAGCAG GGAGAGGCCATGGCCCGGCAGGTCCGCGCCGTGTCCTACATGGAATGCTCGGCCAGGTACCAGGATAACGTCGGGAACATCTTTGTGACAGCCTGCAGTGCCGCCATCAATGCCGCCCGCCGGAGGCAGCGCAAGGCGGGACCCAGGAGGGTCTGCGTGATCCTCTGA